DNA from Numida meleagris isolate 19003 breed g44 Domestic line chromosome 24, NumMel1.0, whole genome shotgun sequence:
NNNNNNNNNNNNNNNNNNNNNNNNNNNNNNNNNNNNNNNNNNNNNNNNNNNNNNNNNNNNNNNNNNNNNNNNNNNNNNNNNNNNNNNNNNNNNNNNNNNNNNNNNNNNNNNNNNNNNNNNNNNNNNNNNNNNNNNNNNNNNNNNNNNNNNNNNNNNNNNNNNNNNNNNNNNNNNNNNNNNNNNNNNNNNNNNNNNNNNNNNNNNNNNNNNNNNNNNNNNNNNNNNNNNNNNNNNNNNNNNNNNNNNNNNNNNNNNNNNNNNNNNNNNNNNNNNNNNNNNNNNNNNNNNNNNNNNNNNNNNNNNNNNNNNNNNNNNNNNNNNNNNNNNNNNNNNNNNNNNNNNNNNNNNNNNNNNNNNNNNNNNNNNNNNNNNNNNNNNNNNNNNNNNNNNNNNNNNNNNNNNNNNNNNNNNNNNNNNNNNNNNNNNNNNNNNNNNNNNNNNNNNNNNNNNNNNNNNNNNNNNNNNNNNNNNNNNNNNNNNNNNNNNNNNNNNNNNNNNNNNNNNNNNNNNNNNNNNNNNNNNNNNNNNNNNNNNNNNNNNNNNNNNNNNNNNNNNNNNNNNNNNNNNNNNNNNNNNNNNNNNNNNNNNNNNNNNNNNNNNNNNNNNNNNNNNNNNNNNNNNNNNNNNNNNNNNNNNNNNNNNNNNNNNNNNNNNNNNNNNNNNNNNNNNNNNNNNNNNNNNNNNNNNNNNNNNNNNNNNNNNNNNNNNNNNNNNNNNNNNNNNNNNNNNNNNNNNNNNNNNNNNNNNNNNNNNNNNNNNNNNNNNNNNNNNNNNNNNNNNNNNNNNNNNNNNNNNNNNNNNNNNNNNNNNNNNNNNNNNNNNNNNNNNNNNNNNNNNNNNNNNNNNNNNNNNNNNNNNNNNNNNNNNNNNNNNNNNNNNNNNNNNNNNNNNNNNNNNNNNNNNNNNNNNNNNNNNNNNNNNNNNNNNNNNNNNNNNNNNNNNNNNNNNNNNNNNNNNNNNNNNNNNNNNNNNNNNNNNNNNNNNNNNNNNNNNNNNNNNNNNNNNNNNNNNNNNNNNNNNNNNNNNNNNNNNNNNNNNNNNNNNNNNNNNNNNNNNNNNNNNNNNNNNNNNNNNNNNNNNNNNNNNNNNNNNNNNNNNNNNNNNNNNNNNNNNNNNNNNNNNNNNNNNNNNNNNNNNNNNNNNNNNNNNNNNNNNNNNNNNNNNNNNNNNNNNNNNNNNNNNNNNNNNNNNNNNNNNNNNNNNNNNNNNNNNNNNNNNNNNNNNNNNNNNNNNNNNNNNNNNNNNNNNNNNNNNNNNNNNNNNNNNNNNNNNNNNNNNNNNNNNNNNNNNNNNNNNNNNNNNNNNNNNNNNNNNNNNNNNNNNNNNNNNNNNNNNNNNNNNNNNNNNNNNNNNNNNNNNNNNNNNNNNNNNNNNNNNNNNNNNNNNNNNNNNNNNNNNNNNNNNNNNNNNNNNNNNNNNNNNNNNNNNNNNNNNNNNNNNNNNNNNNNNNNNNNNNNNNNNNNNNNNNNNNNNNNNNNNNNNNNNNNNNNNNNNNNNNNNNNNNNNNNNNNNNNNNNNNNNNNNNNNNNNNNNNNNNNNNNNNNNNNNNNNNNNNNNNNNNNNNNNNNNNNNNNNNNNNNNNNNNNNNNNNNNNNNNNNNNNNNNNNNNNNNNNNNNNNNNNNNNNNNNNNNNNNNNNNNNNNNNNNNNNNNNNNNNNNNNNNNNNNNNNNNNNNNNNNNNNNNNNNNNNNNNNNNNNNNNNNNNNNNNNNNNNNNNNNNNNNNNNNNNNNNNNNNNNNNNNNNNNNNNNNNNNNNNNNNNNNNNNNNNNNNNNNNNNNNNNNNNNNNNNNNNNNNNNNNNNNNNNNNNNNNNNNNNNNNNNNNNNNNNNNNNNNNNNNNNNNNNNNNNNNNNNNNNNNNNNNNNNNNNNNNNNNNNNNNNNNNNNNNNNNNNNNNNNNNNNNNNNNNNNNNNNNNNNNNNNNNNNNNNNNNNNNNNNNNNNNNNNNNNNNNNNNNNNNNNNNNNNNNNNNNNNNNNNNNNNNNNNNNNNNNNNNNNNNNNNNNNNNNNNNNNNNNNNNNNNNNNNNNNNNNNNNNNNNNNNNNNNNNNNNNNNNNNNNNNNNNNNNNNNNNNNNNNNNNNNNNNNNNNNNNNNNNNNNNNNNNNNNNNNNNNNNNNNNNNNNNNNNNNNNNNNNNNNNNNNNNNNNNNNNNNNNNNNNNNNNNNNNNNNNNNNNNNNNNNNNNNNNNNNNNNNNNNNNNNNNNNNNNNNNNNNNNNNNNNNNNNNNNNNNNNNNNNNNNNNNNNNNNNNNNNNNNNNNNNNNNNNNNNNNNNNNNNNNNNNNNNNNNNNNNNNNNNNNNNNNNNNNNNNNNNNNNNNNNNNNNNNNNNNNNNNNNNNNNNNNNNNNNNNNNNNNNNNNNNNNNNNNNNNNNNNNNNNNNNNNNNNNNNNNNNNNNNNNNNNNNNNNNNNNNNNNNNNNNNNNNNNNNNNNNNNNNNNNNNNNNNNNNNNNNNNNNNNNNNNNNNNNNNNNNNNNNNNNNNNNNNNNNNNNNNNNNNNNNNNNNNNNNNNNNNNNNNNNNNNNNNNNNNNNNNNNNNNNNNNNNNNNNNNNNNNNNNNNNNNNNNNNNNNNNNNNNNNNNNNNNNNNNNNNNNNNNNNNNNNNNNNNNNNNNNNNNNNNNNNNNNNNNNNNNNNNNNNNNNNNNNNNNNNNNNNNNNNNNNNNNNNNNNNNNNNNNNNNNNNNNNNNNNNNNNNNNNNNNNNNNNNNNNNNNNNNNNNNNNNNNNNNNNNNNNNNNNNNNNNNNNNNNNNNNNNNNNNNNNNNNNNNNNNNNNNNNNNNNNNNNNNNNNNNNNNNNNNNNNNNNNNNNNNNNNNNNNNNNNNNNNNNNNNNNNNNNNNNNNNNNNNNNNNNNNNNNNNNNNNNNNNNNNNNNNNNNNNNNNNNNNNNNNNNNNNNNNNNNNNNNNNNNNNNNNNNNNNNNNNNNNNNNNNNNNNNNNNNNNNNNNNNNNNNNNNNNNNNNNNNNNNNNNNNNNNNNNNNNNNNNNNNNNNNNNNNNNNNGCCAGGAGACCACGAGAATCTGTGAGACGTGAGAGGACACGAGAGGACATTGTGGCTGAAGCTGAAGCTGAGGTGGAGATCCGTCGTGTGACACGAGAACGGGTGAGAGAAGATGAGGCCAGGAGACCACGTGAATCGGACAGGTACCAGAGGACACAAGAGGACATTGAGGCTGAAGCTGAAGCTGATGTGGAGATCCGCCGCGTGACacaaaaaagggagagagaagaggaggccagGAGACCACGTGAATCAGACAGGTACCAGAGGACACGAGAGGACATTGTGGCTGAAGCTGAAGCCGATGTGGAGATCCGTCGCGTGACAAGAGAACgggagagagaagaggaggccagGAGACCACGTGAATCGGTGAGGTATGAGAGGACACGAGAGGACATTGTGGTTGAAGCCAATGCAGAGATCCGCCATGAGGAGCTAGAAAGGATAGATCGTATCCGTGAGCATGAGGAACCTGTGGAGGAGAGGAGGACTGTACGGGAACAAGGAAGGGAAGAAGCCATTGTGAGGGAAAGGAGGTCTGATCGTCAGCAGGACCTGGAAGTGGAGCAAAAGAGGTTCCCAGTACGCGATGATcagggaggaaggcaggagagAAGCCTCTACCAAACTGTGGATGTTGATAGCAGAGACCTCGTCCCCCCTGGAGAGCTGCCATCTGTCACCGACGTGAGGGTCCGCTACGTCCCCTCTGACCCTGATGTACGCCCAGAGGTACAGGCTGTCCCCAAGGCCTGTGAGCCTCAGACCATCGCGTATTTGATCCATGTTATCCAGAACCTGAATGATCCCAAAGCTACCACGTACGAGATCATCTGCCAGCAGTCCAATGACTCAGAGCAGCCTGTCTATGTAAGGAAATGCTACGTGTCACCGCAGCCACCAGCTGGGCCGTGCAAAGAAAGCAGTGTCCTGGAGCCAGAACCACAGCACCTGCCATCTTCCAGCTCCCAGGAAAATGCAAGGGAGCTCAGGGAGTCTCAGAAAGGTGAGACTCAGGAAAGGTCTGCAACAGGGGTGAAGGAAGGGGCTCAGCAGGCTTCTGCCCCGGAGCTGGATGGGCTGAAGGGTGACGCCAGCCAGGCTGAGCCCAAGGAGGACAGGAGGGACCACGAGCGCCCTAGGGTGCACGATGTGGAAGAGAAGGATCATCAGCCACAGGGGGATGGACCAAAAGCCACAGGGGAGGAAGTCTCACAGGAAGCTGAATCCCAAGGAAACGAGGACAGGGAGGCCAAGGGCCATCCACCTCCACCCCGGgctccagagctgcaggaagctcaCAAGCAGGACCAGCAAGCTGCAGAAGAGCCACGTCCCCAAGCACCCCAAAGGGACGAAGCTGGCTGCTGCCACGAGGACGCAGAGCTCCCCTCACCAGAGAGGAGCCGCCAGGCAcgagaagaagaaaacagccaaAGGAGCTCCCAGCAAGCGAGCACCACTCAGCCTCAACGCGAGAAGGaacccagccccacagccccgcaAGCACCAAGCCATCCTACCAGGGATGAGGCCAAGGCACCCTGAGGGGTCAGCCCTCCACAGCACCCGCAGGGCTTCTCCGAGCATCTTCTGCCCTATGCTTATGATGTCACCACGTGGTGACACAGAAGTGCTCAACACAAAGGGGTAAAGGGGTGCTCTGCGAGGTGGTGAGGGGCTTTGGGGGTTCCCCTCCTGACAAACCCTCGGTAACACGGGTAGGTAGAGAGTTACGCCGGGATTGGCGGCTCCTGCCTGCCCTCCTTATTTCTATGCCCCCCACTGCAGTATTTAGTCACTTTCCTGCTCTAATTGGATTCCTTGGGTCTCAGTCCTTTGTCTTCCTGTCCTCTCTTCTGCCCTGTGGCgtgacagctctgcagctcagtgctctgTCTCCCTCGCCCCGTGGCTGGCTCAGCTGCTTGTCAGCTTCTGCTGTGCACTgcacaaacaaaaatcccattCGCTCGATTGCACTCGTGGAGCCTGAAATTCCTCGAGGCTGGGAGAAACACCTTTGTAGGCTCTAAGTTTTTGGTCTCACCTTTCTGCTCTcccaagagctgagcagaatCCCGGCCCCAGGGTCACGGAGGCTTTGAAGCGGCGGAGCTCTATGTGGGCACCACAGGgaaatggtggtggtgggtgcAGGGGGGTTTCTTCTTCATGCTGATGTATTGCACGAAAAAATCACAATAAATAGCTGATGactgcactgcctgctgccGTCCTCACCTGTAATTTATACAGGGGCTCAGCCTGGTGGGAGGGCGTTCAGTTCAGATCTCCCATCCCTCCTCATCTCAGACACTGAATCCAGACACGGGCTGCTAAAATCACACCAAATCCCCCTACTACACGCCCAcgatttgggggggggggggtcccacACACACACGCCATGATCTGAGATACACACCAGGACACGCAGTCAGGAGCCCTCCTCGGGTCTCCTCTCAccagcccctgccccatccAGCTTCATTGCACTGCTTGTGCATCCCGGTGGCGAGCATACGGTGGCACAGATGGGCTGCCTGCACGCAGCGCCAACGCCTGGATCGCAAACACAcgcagcagcagaaagaacagaaacctCCCACGACCTCACACCACAGGCAGCACCGGGCCAGGCACAGCCCCGTTGGGATTTCCTCTCGCCAAGGGGGAAATAGGGCTCAGCCCACGGCCCAGCCTTTATTTCTGCGTTCAGGACACAGAGGGAAATGCAAAGCACAGGGGGGAAGTGCAAAGCCCACAGAGCAGCGGCCTTCCCACTCGGGTCTGATTGGTTTGCAACGAGCTGATTTCAATTTGGAAGGGCTTGGATTAGGGGGGGGGgtaaggaaaaagctttttttttttcttttcccccccaATATGTGGAAAAGTTACAGAATGAACACGGGGCGATAAACGAGGGAAATCAGGTGGGGAAGGGCCCCTCCCTGCCCGTTTCCTGCCTGCCTCTCCCCTGCTCTGAATCACAGTTTCCAGCAGGGATTCCCGAGCAGGCATGGGTGCACCCAACGTGCCCGAGCAGCNNNNNNNNNNNNNNNNNNNNNNNNNNNNNNNNNNNNNNNNNNNNNNNNNNNNNNNNNNNNNNNNNNNNNNNNNNNNNNNNNNNNNNNNNNNNNNNNNNNNNNNNNNNNNNNNNNNNNNNNNNNNNNNNNNNNNNNNNNNNNNNNNNNNNNNNNNNNNNNNNNNNNNNNNNNNNNNNNNNNNNNNNNNNNNNNNNNNNNNNNNNNNNNNNNNNNNNNNNNNNNNNNNNNNNNNNNNNNNNNNNNNNNNNNNNNNNNNNNNNNNNNNNNNNNNNNNNNNNNNNNNNNNNNNNNNNNNNNNNNNNNNNNNNNNNNNNNNNNNNNNNNNNNNNNNNNNNNNNNNNNNNNNNNNNNNNNNNNNNNNNNNNNNNNNNNNNNNNNNNNNNNNNNNNNNNNNNNNNNNNgggggggggagaagaaaagaaaatggaaggacGATAACTGCAGACACTACAACGtagaagggaagggaggggcCCGGTCCGAGGTGGGGACCGCAGGCACGTCCCGATCCGCTGTTACAGCCTCCGATTGCCCAACGCGGCCCCGGGGGGGGCTGAACCAGGGCCGGGCGCTGCTGGGCGAGGCTCGCACCGCCCGGAGCTGCTGCACAACGCTGAGCACCGCACTGAGAGCACCGCActgagcccccagccccagccatggTGAGTGAGAGCAAAGCGGGGGGGGAAGGAAATAGAACCAAAGCGAGATGCGTCGTGGCACTGCGAAGAGTGCCAAGGGCTGAGCTGAAGCTCTCGGGGAGGGGCCTGGGCACAGGGAGGGGTGCAGAGGGGGGAGAGCGGAGGGTCCCTGTGGTTGCTGAGGTGCAGCAAGGCTTCTGCTTGCTCCCAtcccctctccttcctgcacccggtgctgggctgggggctgcggcTCTGTCCCAGGGTGGGGGACAGAGGGGAACCGAGAGCCGAGGCAAGAGGGTGGAggcagctccgtgctgcagGTCCACCAAACAGGGGGAGAACAAGGCCTCGGGCAGAGCAGGATGTGGCAGCGAGGCCCCAGGATGCTGAGGTTGGGCAGGGAAGGGCAGACTCCACCCGGCCCTGCCTGCAGGACTGGAGCCAGGGGATAGGAAAGAGCCCTaaatccttcctcttcccctcgCTTTGTGCCCTAACCCtgatgctgctggagcagcccagctccccccCCCAGTTCTGGCTGCAGTTGGGTGCTGGCCCCGcttgcatttttctccagtgactCAGAGTTTCTGCTTTAACCAGACAGTAGAAGGAGGGGGGAAGGCAGACATACAGATCCAGCCAAGTTGTGCCAGAGAACacagaggaaggcagcaaggCTCGAGGAAGAGGCAGCTGCCCACCACCCTGTATCAACCTATGGTTCCCCCACGGAAGTTTCCATGCTGCCAAAATGCCCAGGAGCCGCTGCAGCAGGGGAGCAGCCAAAACCCCTCCCCGCACCACTCCCATCCCTCCTCAGCACGGGGCTGTGCTAACTAAGcgagaaagaaatgaataccgaagaaaaatgcagctggaCGGGTTGGGCACAGGAAGCTAGAGATGGAAAAAGGCTCAGGGCCCGCTGCTAGGAGCCAAAACCCTTCTAGGAGGGCAGAGCAAGCTGCAGACGCACCCTGAACTCCTTTCTGCTCCCCCCAGTCCAAGGTATCCCCCACTGAGACCGAGCGCTGCATTGAGTCGCTGCTGGCCGTCTTCCAGCGGTACGCAGGGCGTGAAGGAAGCAACCTGACGCTCTCCAAGAAGGAGTTCCTGGCCTTCATGAACACCGAGCTGGCTTCCTTCACAAAGGTGAGTGGAAAGCCAGGCCAGGAGGCTCCCGGGGCAGTGAAAGCCTTTGCCTGCAGGGGGAAGCCCTGAATTccaccagcagagcagagcctgacCAGCGCTGCCCCTGCAGAGAACACTGCTCCCTTTGCCAAAGCTGTGTGGGTCCACACCCAGGCAGACATCAACCCCAACCCTTTGGTCTCTTGCAGAACCAGAAGGACCCCGGTGTGGTGGACAGGATGATGAAGCGGCTTGATATGAACAGTGACGGGCAGCTGGACTTCCAGGAGTTCCTCAATCTCATAGGAGGCATCGCAGTGGCCTGCCACGATGCGTTGCTTGTTCAGGCTCCTCGGCCCTAGTCCCAAGCAGCCTCATCTCACCCCCACTGTGAACAGTCCTCAACCAAGAGCCTTGCAAATCTGGAAACTGCACCACCACNACTGCGGCGGTGTCAGGTGCGATCAGAGCGAGGGGAACAAATCAGCTTTGTACAGATTCAGTCTGTGGCAATGCCCGCCTCGTTTTTATGAATAAAGGTTTAAAATCCTATCGTAAAGCCTTGCTTTATTTCGCAGAAAGTACTAGGCAATTAGTCCAGCCCCAGGGGGAGCAGGAGCTCTAGGCTCTGTGCTGATGCAAGAACGTGTTCTCACTCATCACTGCTCCAAAGTGCAACCTGCCCAACGAGGAGGAGCCTCCAGTCTGCTCTGTACCACGAGGAaaggcacagcagcaccccaTGGTACAACTGCACAGGGTAATGAACACGAGGATAGTTGGAGCATGGGCAGTAGCATTTACACATTAAGAATTAGCAGAAGCAGCCCCTGCCAGCATGACTAATTATTTCAATACTGCAGTCTCTAGTTTCTGGAAATGTCAAAATTCTCTCTTGTCTGGCAGCCTAACAGCACAAAGGGGTGGGGTGAGTGGCAGGAAAAGAGGAAGTATAACGTGGTATCTAAGAGCTAAGCTACAGAACAGGAAGATCAGGACAGTCGATTTACTTTATTCATGTCAGAGGCAGATTATGTAGAGAAATGCTGCTAGGACAACAAAACAGAGTCAACACAAGCACttgggtgctgagctgctcttctCCAGCCACTTCTAAGGGGGCTGTGCTGGCCCCAGTTCCAGACAGTATTACACTCCTATGAGAGCCAGGCTCAGCTGCACCAGGATCTTTAAGAAACACAACACTAAAGAGTGTGAGAGGCAGGCACTGCCTCTTGAGCAACTCCTATTGAGTGTGTTATAATGCACCCAGGTCTCAGCAAGAGCCACCTTATTCCCTCTGGAAAAGATGAGCCTGGAAGCAGCGGTACACATACACAACATCAACTGGATCTGAAAGAGGAGCCCAAATTATTACTACttagaagcagcagaaaggctCATTACAGCATGCCTGGGTGGGGAAGAGCAGTTAAGACACAGCACAGCTATAGCTATGGTGAAGGGACATGACTAGAAGCTGGAATGGGGGGGGAGGTGAATGTTTTCACAGCACAATGTGGAACAGGACCATCTCCCTCTGATCTCACACCTCCCAGGGACTGGCACACACCTCAGCGGAACTGGAGGGGGCTGATCCGCAGCCCAATGACATCTTTGCCAATCTCTGTCACCTgaggaatgaaaaagagatGATTAATGCTTCGAAGTAACAGGATAGCCCaaccccatctgcagcactgagagccTGGATGGTTTGTAAAATGAACTCTGCTGATCCCTGCAACATCAAGGCCTGAAGGCAGCATCTCAGCTACACTCTATTTCATAATTCCCAAACTGCTCCACCTCAAGTGTCACGTCCTCTGCCCTCCAACTTGATCCAAAACCCAACTCAGGACTAGGGGGGGGTGCAAGGGGAAAGCTACTGGAGAGGAATTCTCAAGAAAAACACAGGCTAGGTAGGAATGGGTGGCAACAGAAACTCCCTTACTGTTGTGACACGGCAGATCTGCCCTTGGAACTCAGGGCAGTAGCAAGCTCCACTGAGTGGACACTTCTCCACGGGCTTGCCACGATAGATGGGTCGGTAAGAGGCAGCACAGATGTCAAAGGGGTTGTGCATGTCATAGTTGAGCTGGTAGGTGTCGGTGGGATTCTTCTCACACGCTGACAAGATCTTCCGGGTCTGCAAAAAGCAACCACATCAATCAGAGGGGCAACTACAAAGCAGACCAAGTAGAGTCTGCCACAGGAAATAATTCAGGCCCTGCATCACAGACGTACCTGCTGGGCCACCTCAGGCTTCGgacccagctccagcagccgACGAGCAAAAGTAGCAGCTGTCTTGAAGTTTTTGAGTTTGAAGAAGAGATTGAGAGCAGTGCGCAGTACCAAGATCATGTGGACAGGCTGCAGGTTGGAGTGGGTGAAATAGGCAGCCATCTGCAtcagagagaaggaggaaaagtgaGGATGCAATCGCCACCAATCATATAAGAAACTGGatgccctgaaaaaaaaaaaaatgagacaggAAACACCAATCTCCCCCAGGTGATCATTGCTACATCCGTTCTAAAGGCAA
Protein-coding regions in this window:
- the S100A11 gene encoding protein S100-A11, which translates into the protein MSKVSPTETERCIESLLAVFQRYAGREGSNLTLSKKEFLAFMNTELASFTKNQKDPGVVDRMMKRLDMNSDGQLDFQEFLNLIGGIAVACHDALLVQAPRP